One genomic region from Microcystis panniformis FACHB-1757 encodes:
- a CDS encoding cryptochrome/photolyase family protein, translated as MTIGIWILGDQLWTGQAALANHQAYSQETPVILIESHNHIRQRPYHQQKLVLIWSAMRHFAEELKTLGWSVTYEVAEDFEPILSAWIKQLGIKELQIMMPNDCPFLRLIKNLNLDCAITLIDNNHFLWTRTDFNNWAKSRKRLLLEDFYRESRKKWQILMENNQPIGGQWNFDKQNRKPPKDGLKTAAPLWFEPDEITLQVIADVEALDIPKYGKIKPFRWAVTRRQALQVLEHFITNCLPNFGPYQDAMITGEETLWHSLLSPYLNLGLLTPLEVIQGAAIAYKKDNLALNSIEGFIRQVLGWREYMQGIYHYLGEDYANHNWFEHQQPLPAFFWDSNQTEMNCLKQVLSQVENTGYAHHIQRLMILSNFALIFGCSPQEIENWFHSVFIDAYDWVMQTNVLGMGQFADGGILASKPYASSANYIDKMSDYCRGCLYKKNERVGEFACPFNFLYWDFLARHREKLKSQGRVNMILGHLDRMSAAELNQMRSQSNQLRAISSQDLGVRRR; from the coding sequence ATGACCATTGGCATTTGGATTTTAGGGGATCAATTATGGACAGGACAAGCGGCCTTAGCTAATCATCAAGCCTATTCACAGGAAACGCCGGTTATTTTAATTGAATCCCACAATCATATTCGACAAAGACCCTATCATCAGCAAAAATTAGTTTTAATCTGGTCGGCGATGCGTCATTTTGCCGAAGAATTAAAAACTTTAGGATGGTCTGTCACCTACGAAGTCGCTGAAGATTTTGAGCCGATTTTATCCGCTTGGATTAAGCAATTAGGCATTAAAGAATTACAAATCATGATGCCTAATGATTGCCCTTTTCTTAGATTAATTAAAAATCTCAATTTAGACTGTGCTATAACCCTAATTGATAATAATCACTTTCTCTGGACAAGGACAGATTTTAATAATTGGGCTAAATCTCGTAAAAGACTATTACTAGAGGATTTCTATCGAGAAAGTCGCAAAAAATGGCAGATTTTAATGGAGAATAATCAACCCATAGGAGGACAATGGAACTTTGATAAACAAAACCGCAAACCGCCCAAGGATGGATTAAAAACTGCTGCTCCTCTTTGGTTTGAACCCGATGAAATTACCCTTCAGGTTATCGCTGATGTGGAAGCTTTAGATATTCCTAAATATGGAAAAATCAAACCTTTTCGCTGGGCAGTAACCCGCAGACAAGCTTTACAGGTTTTGGAGCATTTTATTACTAATTGTCTGCCCAACTTTGGACCCTACCAAGATGCGATGATAACGGGAGAAGAAACCCTCTGGCATTCCCTATTATCTCCCTATCTTAATCTAGGATTACTAACGCCGTTGGAAGTGATTCAAGGGGCAGCAATTGCCTATAAAAAAGATAATTTAGCCCTAAATAGCATCGAAGGATTTATCCGTCAGGTGTTGGGATGGCGGGAATATATGCAGGGAATTTATCATTATCTGGGAGAAGATTACGCTAATCATAATTGGTTTGAGCATCAACAACCCTTACCGGCTTTCTTTTGGGATAGTAATCAAACCGAGATGAATTGCCTCAAACAAGTATTATCACAGGTGGAAAATACTGGTTATGCCCATCATATTCAAAGATTAATGATTTTGAGCAATTTTGCCTTAATTTTTGGTTGCTCTCCCCAAGAGATTGAAAACTGGTTTCATAGTGTTTTTATCGATGCCTACGATTGGGTAATGCAGACTAATGTACTGGGAATGGGACAATTTGCCGATGGGGGAATTCTCGCCTCCAAACCCTACGCTTCCTCTGCCAACTATATTGATAAAATGAGTGATTATTGTCGGGGTTGTCTGTATAAAAAAAATGAACGAGTCGGGGAGTTTGCCTGTCCTTTTAACTTTCTTTACTGGGATTTTTTGGCACGACATCGAGAAAAATTAAAGTCCCAAGGTCGAGTTAATATGATTTTAGGTCATCTCGATCGAATGTCGGCAGCTGAACTTAATCAAATGCGCTCCCAGTCCAACCAATTAAGAGCTATCAGTAGTCAGGATTTAGGAGTCAGGAGGAGATAG
- the cobM gene encoding precorrin-4 C(11)-methyltransferase: MTLMDSSALSPAVYFIGAGPGDPELLTVKADKILQKADVIVFADSLVPKQILEDTRQDAELIPTSSITLEEIIPLMIDRVRRGLAVVRLQSGDLSLYSAIQEQIELLTAADIPFQLIPGISAFQGLAAKLALELTIPELVQTIILTRVEGKASPMPESEELASLAAHKASLCLYLAARHIDKAQEKLLRYYSPEQQVAVCFRLGWPDEKIWVVPLSEMAQLTHRENLTRTTLYLISPALNQITGTRSQLYHPQHSHLFRPRT; this comes from the coding sequence ATGACTTTAATGGACTCCTCTGCGCTCTCCCCGGCCGTTTACTTTATTGGTGCAGGACCCGGAGATCCGGAATTATTGACGGTAAAAGCCGATAAAATTCTCCAAAAAGCCGATGTTATCGTCTTTGCTGATTCCCTCGTCCCCAAACAGATTCTTGAGGATACTCGTCAAGATGCCGAGTTAATTCCCACCAGTAGCATCACCCTAGAAGAAATTATCCCTTTAATGATCGATCGCGTGCGTCGGGGTTTAGCGGTGGTGCGACTGCAATCGGGGGATTTAAGTCTCTATAGTGCCATCCAAGAACAAATTGAGCTTTTGACAGCAGCAGATATACCCTTTCAGCTAATCCCTGGAATTAGTGCCTTTCAAGGATTAGCGGCTAAATTGGCCCTAGAATTAACGATTCCGGAATTAGTCCAGACAATTATTCTAACCCGGGTGGAAGGAAAAGCCTCTCCCATGCCAGAAAGTGAAGAATTAGCCTCTTTAGCCGCTCATAAAGCCAGTTTATGCCTATATTTAGCCGCCCGTCACATTGACAAAGCCCAGGAAAAACTCCTACGATACTACTCACCAGAGCAACAGGTGGCCGTTTGTTTCCGTCTCGGTTGGCCCGACGAAAAAATCTGGGTTGTCCCCCTATCAGAGATGGCCCAACTAACCCATCGGGAAAATCTAACTAGAACTACCCTTTATCTTATTAGTCCCGCTTTAAACCAGATTACAGGAACTCGATCGCAACTTTATCACCCGCAACATTCCCATCTTTTCCGTCCTCGTACCTAG
- a CDS encoding HetZ-related protein 2, which yields MTTIIDELRQQWQDRLSQTEDSLTDRQRDTIINWLLGEDSQRWENLDERDLEIAKRGLVYLWQILRQRYLKVSPTRAYRNLIDRLGACVTLRQKIRTWVSLSRDRRQAVADVLQEIIQEMLNSDRYLQSQLAWIARCTNDQATRDQLLLATLEEYALRPIRNQPLLAYRFVNYLRRQSRSGITNVPQQEMIRILSDEISGDEGENSLSLLDQNAIATYEDQRTSQEAQIQRVKVQESFAKYLEENVSREAVTWFNLYLGGENQDAIAKAMNIPVQRIYRLREKVGYHAIKVFALNEGTELIAEWLQISPKEHNFGLTLSQWQSFYAGLSPTGKSVIDGLKAGKTLEEIAGELNCKRTQVVKEWTQLYLSAQSLRTKT from the coding sequence ATGACGACAATAATCGACGAGTTAAGGCAACAATGGCAAGATCGCCTCTCTCAAACAGAGGATTCCTTAACCGATCGCCAACGGGATACCATTATCAATTGGTTACTCGGTGAAGATAGCCAACGTTGGGAAAATTTAGATGAGAGAGATTTAGAAATCGCTAAACGGGGATTAGTCTATCTTTGGCAAATTTTACGGCAACGCTATCTCAAAGTTAGTCCCACCCGCGCCTATCGTAACCTGATCGATCGTCTCGGTGCTTGTGTCACTCTCCGGCAAAAAATTCGCACTTGGGTTTCCTTAAGTCGCGATCGTCGGCAAGCGGTGGCCGATGTCTTGCAAGAAATTATTCAAGAAATGTTAAATAGCGATCGCTATCTGCAATCCCAGTTAGCATGGATCGCTCGTTGTACCAACGATCAAGCTACTCGTGATCAGCTGCTGTTAGCCACCCTAGAGGAATACGCTCTGCGTCCGATCCGCAATCAACCCCTGTTAGCCTATCGTTTTGTTAATTATCTCCGTCGTCAATCGAGAAGCGGTATTACTAACGTGCCGCAGCAAGAAATGATCCGGATTCTCTCCGATGAAATTAGTGGCGATGAGGGGGAAAATAGCTTAAGTTTACTGGATCAAAATGCGATCGCTACCTACGAAGATCAACGCACTTCCCAAGAAGCGCAAATTCAACGGGTAAAGGTTCAAGAGAGTTTTGCCAAGTATCTAGAGGAAAATGTTAGTCGGGAGGCGGTGACTTGGTTTAACCTCTATCTAGGGGGCGAAAACCAAGATGCGATCGCAAAGGCGATGAATATTCCCGTCCAACGGATTTATCGTCTCCGGGAAAAAGTTGGCTATCATGCGATTAAGGTTTTTGCCCTCAATGAAGGGACAGAATTAATCGCTGAATGGTTACAAATCAGCCCGAAAGAGCATAATTTTGGCTTAACTCTCAGTCAATGGCAAAGTTTCTATGCCGGTCTTTCTCCCACGGGTAAAAGCGTTATCGATGGCTTAAAAGCGGGTAAAACCCTTGAGGAAATCGCTGGCGAATTAAACTGTAAACGCACACAAGTGGTCAAAGAATGGACGCAACTTTATCTAAGCGCTCAAAGTCTCAGGACAAAAACCTAA
- a CDS encoding translation initiation factor: MSKSKEKKRIAYQEFGDKSNSQAFERSIPELPPNQQNLRVQTSRSGRAGKTVTIVTGFQCQTETLTKLLKQLKTACGTGGTVKENAIEIQGDHRQKILQILIESGYKAKISGG; encoded by the coding sequence ATGAGTAAATCAAAGGAAAAAAAACGGATTGCCTATCAGGAATTTGGAGATAAAAGCAATTCTCAAGCTTTTGAGCGTTCCATTCCTGAATTACCCCCAAATCAGCAGAATTTGCGAGTACAAACCTCCCGATCTGGTCGGGCGGGAAAAACCGTTACCATAGTTACAGGTTTTCAATGCCAAACCGAAACTCTGACGAAATTATTAAAACAGTTAAAAACCGCTTGCGGAACGGGTGGTACAGTTAAAGAAAATGCCATTGAGATCCAAGGAGATCATCGCCAAAAAATTCTACAAATTCTCATTGAATCGGGTTACAAAGCCAAAATTAGCGGAGGATAG
- a CDS encoding TspO/MBR family protein: MIPSWLLIGVVGFLVALAGGLLNSRDVRWFARLRRPDWLTFERLIPLIWTIIYICGAISAYLVWEAQPANRWFLMAFYLLVELTITAYTPVTCKLRSLKAGTIIGGTGFFLGCLLALLVFPVSSWAAILLLPYLIWSPIGTYVTWEMSHLNPRDV; encoded by the coding sequence ATGATTCCCTCTTGGTTGCTTATCGGTGTCGTCGGATTTTTGGTAGCGTTAGCTGGGGGATTACTCAATTCTCGCGATGTGCGTTGGTTTGCGCGATTGCGTCGTCCCGATTGGTTAACCTTTGAAAGATTAATCCCTCTTATCTGGACAATTATCTATATTTGTGGGGCAATTTCTGCTTATTTAGTCTGGGAAGCTCAACCGGCTAATCGCTGGTTTTTGATGGCTTTTTATCTGTTGGTGGAATTGACTATTACTGCCTATACTCCCGTCACCTGTAAACTACGCAGTCTCAAAGCGGGAACGATTATCGGAGGTACGGGTTTTTTCTTGGGTTGTCTTCTGGCACTATTGGTTTTCCCTGTTTCTTCTTGGGCGGCCATCCTACTCCTACCTTACCTGATCTGGAGTCCGATCGGTACCTATGTGACTTGGGAAATGAGCCATCTCAATCCTCGGGATGTCTAG
- the dnaB gene encoding replicative DNA helicase: protein MISDQSLPPQNIEAEESILGGILLDPKALGRISDFLIPEAFYVKTHQDIYRAALALQGKGKPTDLMTVSSWLQDNHLLEEIGGMPRLLQLIERTVSAANIDRYAELVMDKYMRRQLISTGGEIIELARDTTLELENVFDESEQKIFRLTQKRPQEGLIFLGDTLIETFNEIEKMQETTTLPGIETQFYDLDAMTSGLQPSDLVIIAGRPSMGKTSFALNIAYNIAQQNLPVAVFSLEMSKEQLAQRLLSNEAKIESNRIRSGRLGQNDLEKVLGGLEKLLNLPIYIDDSANLSVIQMRSQVRRLQAEKKGQMGLVLIDYLQLMEGGGDNRVQELSKITRSLKGLAREIHAPVIALSQLSRAVESRNNKRPMMSDLRESGCLAGDSLVELAAPRAKVPICQLVNCSNFTVFALNEETMKLEKALVTKVFSTGFKPVFRLTTRLGRTIRATANHKFLTVHGWQRLDELNIGNYIALPRSLSNSDLRFNWDEVMAIQADGETEVYDLTVDKLHNFIANNIIVHNSIEQDADLIMMLYRDEYYNPDSPDRGVAEVIITKHRNGPTGTIKLLFQPEFTKFLNLKQSRSNY from the coding sequence ATGATTAGCGATCAATCCCTCCCCCCCCAAAATATTGAAGCGGAAGAATCTATCTTAGGTGGTATTTTACTAGATCCAAAAGCGTTAGGTAGAATCAGTGATTTTTTAATTCCAGAAGCTTTCTATGTGAAAACCCATCAAGATATTTATCGTGCGGCACTTGCTTTACAAGGGAAGGGAAAACCGACGGATTTAATGACGGTTAGCAGTTGGTTACAGGATAATCATCTGCTGGAAGAAATCGGGGGAATGCCGCGATTGTTACAATTAATTGAGCGCACTGTCTCGGCTGCTAACATCGATCGCTATGCTGAATTAGTGATGGATAAATATATGCGTCGTCAGTTAATTTCCACCGGGGGAGAAATTATTGAGTTAGCCAGGGATACGACGCTAGAATTAGAAAATGTTTTCGATGAATCGGAACAAAAGATTTTTCGTCTCACCCAAAAACGACCCCAGGAGGGTTTAATTTTTCTGGGGGATACTTTAATCGAAACTTTTAACGAAATTGAGAAAATGCAGGAGACGACAACTCTACCCGGTATCGAAACTCAATTTTATGATCTCGATGCGATGACCAGTGGTTTACAACCCTCGGATTTAGTTATTATCGCCGGTAGGCCTTCCATGGGAAAAACTTCTTTTGCTCTTAATATTGCTTATAATATCGCTCAACAGAATTTACCTGTGGCGGTTTTTAGTTTGGAGATGTCTAAAGAACAATTAGCCCAACGTTTGTTATCGAATGAGGCTAAAATCGAAAGTAATCGGATTCGCTCGGGCCGTTTGGGACAAAATGATTTAGAGAAGGTTCTTGGGGGACTAGAAAAGTTATTAAATTTGCCCATATATATCGATGATAGTGCCAATTTAAGTGTAATTCAAATGCGTTCCCAAGTGCGGCGTTTACAGGCAGAAAAAAAGGGGCAAATGGGATTAGTTTTAATCGATTATCTGCAATTAATGGAAGGGGGAGGTGATAATCGTGTTCAGGAACTTTCTAAAATTACCCGCAGTCTTAAGGGTTTAGCGAGAGAAATTCATGCTCCGGTAATTGCTCTTTCTCAGTTAAGTCGCGCCGTGGAATCTCGCAATAATAAAAGACCGATGATGTCCGATTTACGCGAGTCGGGATGTTTAGCGGGTGATAGTTTAGTTGAGTTAGCCGCTCCTCGTGCTAAAGTGCCAATTTGTCAGTTAGTTAATTGCTCTAATTTTACGGTTTTTGCTCTTAATGAGGAAACAATGAAATTAGAAAAAGCACTGGTAACTAAGGTCTTTTCCACAGGATTTAAGCCAGTTTTTCGATTAACAACTCGTTTAGGTCGCACGATTAGAGCTACAGCCAATCATAAATTTTTGACTGTCCACGGTTGGCAAAGATTAGATGAATTAAATATCGGTAATTATATCGCTTTACCTCGCTCTCTGAGTAATTCAGACCTAAGGTTTAATTGGGATGAAGTTATGGCAATTCAAGCGGATGGAGAGACAGAAGTGTATGATTTAACAGTAGATAAATTGCATAATTTTATTGCCAATAATATCATCGTCCATAATAGTATCGAACAGGATGCGGATTTAATTATGATGTTATACCGAGATGAATATTATAACCCCGATAGTCCCGATCGAGGTGTGGCCGAAGTAATTATTACTAAACACCGTAACGGTCCCACCGGCACAATTAAGCTACTTTTTCAACCAGAATTTACCAAGTTTCTTAATCTTAAACAAAGTCGCTCTAATTATTAA